Proteins found in one Clostridium kluyveri DSM 555 genomic segment:
- a CDS encoding DUF523 domain-containing protein yields the protein MILVSACLCGINTKYNGENNLSQGVLKLIRKEKMIPICPEQLGGLTTPRKPCEICGGTGGDVLDRKAIVITSDGKNVTDNFLRGAYETLNLAKAFNIRKAILKSKSPSCGYNKIYDGSFKRNIIKGNGVTTELLIKNGVKIYTEEDISSGSKV from the coding sequence ATGATATTGGTTAGTGCATGTTTGTGTGGAATTAATACTAAATATAATGGAGAAAATAATCTTTCTCAGGGGGTATTAAAACTTATAAGGAAAGAGAAAATGATACCTATATGTCCAGAACAGCTGGGGGGACTTACCACTCCAAGAAAACCCTGTGAAATATGTGGAGGTACAGGAGGCGACGTGTTGGATAGAAAAGCTATTGTAATAACTTCAGATGGAAAAAATGTTACAGATAATTTTTTGAGAGGTGCCTATGAAACTTTAAATCTAGCTAAAGCATTCAATATAAGAAAGGCCATATTAAAATCTAAAAGTCCTTCCTGTGGCTATAATAAAATCTATGATGGTAGTTTTAAGAGAAATATTATAAAAGGAAATGGAGTTACAACAGAACTGCTTATTAAAAACGGAGTAAAGATATATACAGAAGAAGATATATCAAGTGGTTCTAAGGTTTAG
- a CDS encoding endonuclease MutS2, whose amino-acid sequence MNEKSLRILEFYKVKDELKKYTNTNAAKDLVDNLKPYDNIHDVREHLEETEEALKLIISRGNPPFDGVYDVRQGVKMAQKGSILMPAQIFRIGAILKASRRFEKYIKAKGEGEGFRIIEDICQGIVLLKGLEDKIFISIESEDEISDRASSLLYNIRKSIRDKNASVRDKVNSLIRNYSSYLQDNLYTIRGDRYVLPVRAENKALVPGLVHDQSSSGSTLYIEPMALVNLNNEIKELKLKEKAEIDRILYELSKEIHDNIVVIKNNADIIWELDFIFAKAKFGSELNGNIPIVNDNCIIDIVEGRHPLIDRKTVVPMDVYMGKDFTCLVITGPNTGGKTVALKTMGLLHIMALSGLMIPARENSTVGFFTEIFADIGDEQSIEQNLSTFSSHMTNIINIINNSDEKSLILFDELGAGTDPTEGAALAVSILENLKDRGSMIVATTHYSELKAYALKSNGVENASVEFDVDTLKPTYKLMIGIPGKSNAFEISKRLGLPEFIIKAARENIASEALKFEDLIQSLQEKRIKAENYFREAEILKREAAKIKEKYEQKAIRLQEVRDKSITEAHRKAREIIRESKEEADRILKDIRELEKMGYSSSVKHELEERRKMLKDKLENVEENLYKAKSEDGQRLKSVKEGEEVFIPSLNQKVLVLSKPDNKGEVQVQAGIMKISVNLKELRAPKGSTKNTDKKLKREANLNLRSVATSVDLRGMDSIEAAYITDKYLDDAYVAGLKEVTIIHGKGTGILRSSITNMLKSHSHVKNYRIGEYGEGGTGVTIVELK is encoded by the coding sequence ATGAATGAAAAATCACTAAGGATTTTAGAATTTTATAAAGTAAAAGATGAATTAAAGAAGTATACAAATACTAATGCAGCTAAGGATTTGGTGGATAATTTAAAGCCCTATGATAATATACATGATGTAAGAGAACATTTGGAAGAGACTGAAGAGGCATTAAAACTCATTATATCCAGGGGAAATCCTCCCTTTGATGGAGTTTACGATGTGAGACAGGGTGTAAAAATGGCACAAAAAGGTTCTATACTTATGCCAGCACAAATTTTTAGAATAGGAGCTATTTTAAAAGCTTCCAGGAGATTTGAAAAATATATAAAGGCAAAGGGGGAAGGTGAAGGTTTCAGAATTATAGAAGATATTTGTCAGGGCATTGTTTTATTAAAGGGTTTAGAAGATAAAATTTTTATCTCCATAGAAAGTGAAGATGAAATATCAGACAGGGCTAGTTCTCTTCTGTATAACATCAGAAAGAGCATTAGGGATAAAAATGCTTCTGTAAGAGATAAGGTAAACTCACTTATAAGGAATTATTCTTCTTATTTACAGGATAATTTGTATACTATAAGAGGAGATAGATATGTACTGCCGGTAAGGGCAGAAAATAAGGCTTTAGTACCGGGGCTTGTTCACGATCAAAGTTCCAGTGGTTCAACGCTGTATATAGAACCTATGGCTCTTGTGAATTTAAATAATGAAATAAAAGAATTGAAGTTAAAAGAGAAAGCTGAGATAGATAGAATATTATATGAACTATCCAAGGAAATACATGACAATATAGTTGTGATTAAAAACAATGCAGATATAATATGGGAGTTGGATTTTATATTTGCTAAAGCTAAATTTGGAAGTGAATTAAATGGTAACATCCCTATAGTGAATGATAATTGTATAATAGATATAGTAGAGGGAAGACATCCTCTTATAGATAGAAAAACAGTAGTACCTATGGATGTATATATGGGTAAGGATTTTACTTGTCTTGTTATAACAGGCCCCAATACTGGAGGAAAAACTGTAGCCCTTAAAACTATGGGACTTTTACACATTATGGCTCTAAGTGGGCTTATGATACCTGCCAGGGAAAATTCAACTGTAGGATTTTTTACAGAGATATTTGCAGATATTGGGGATGAACAGAGTATAGAGCAGAACTTATCTACTTTTTCTTCTCATATGACCAACATAATTAATATAATAAATAATTCTGATGAAAAGTCTTTAATATTATTTGATGAATTGGGGGCTGGTACCGACCCTACAGAAGGAGCGGCACTTGCGGTATCCATACTGGAAAATTTGAAAGATAGAGGTTCTATGATAGTTGCTACAACTCATTACAGTGAATTGAAAGCTTATGCCTTAAAAAGTAATGGAGTAGAAAATGCTTCAGTAGAATTTGATGTGGATACTTTAAAACCTACATATAAACTTATGATAGGGATACCTGGAAAATCAAATGCCTTTGAAATATCAAAAAGACTTGGATTGCCTGAATTTATAATAAAAGCTGCAAGAGAGAATATAGCCAGTGAAGCTTTAAAGTTTGAAGATTTGATTCAAAGTCTTCAGGAAAAAAGGATAAAGGCTGAAAATTATTTTAGAGAAGCAGAGATTTTAAAAAGAGAAGCAGCTAAAATAAAAGAAAAATATGAACAGAAAGCTATTAGATTGCAAGAGGTAAGGGATAAATCCATTACAGAAGCCCATAGAAAAGCCAGAGAAATAATAAGAGAATCCAAAGAAGAGGCAGATAGAATTCTGAAGGACATAAGGGAATTAGAAAAGATGGGATATAGTTCTTCTGTAAAACATGAATTAGAAGAACGTAGAAAAATGCTTAAAGATAAGCTGGAAAATGTTGAAGAAAATTTATATAAAGCTAAAAGTGAAGATGGTCAGCGGCTTAAATCTGTGAAAGAAGGCGAAGAAGTATTTATTCCATCACTGAATCAAAAGGTGTTGGTATTATCAAAGCCCGATAATAAAGGAGAAGTACAAGTTCAGGCAGGTATTATGAAAATAAGTGTCAATTTAAAAGAATTAAGGGCACCTAAGGGAAGCACCAAAAACACAGATAAAAAATTGAAAAGAGAAGCTAATTTAAATTTAAGAAGTGTTGCTACGTCAGTGGATTTAAGGGGAATGGATTCTATAGAGGCAGCTTATATTACAGATAAGTATTTAGATGATGCATATGTAGCAGGACTTAAAGAAGTAACTATAATACATGGAAAAGGTACGGGGATATTAAGAAGTTCTATAACAAATATGTTAAAATCTCATTCCCATGTAAAAAACTATAGAATTGGTGAGTATGGTGAAGGTGGCACTGGAGTTACAATAGTAGAATTGAAATAG
- a CDS encoding phospho-sugar mutase, with protein MYREKYEFWLNSSYLDDEEKLELKNIKDEKEIEDRFYKDLEFGTGGLRGIIGVGTNRLNIHTIGKTTEGLSRYLIEAYGSNISVAIAYDCRIMSEEFAKAAASNLCANGIIVNLFGTLHPTPMLSYAVRELKCKAGIVITASHNPKNYNGYKVYGEDGGQVTDKIANKILSYINNVNDFSEIKRMDIKEAENRKILNIIGEDIDKPYIEKVKQMVIRKDMVSSCGKNLNVIYTPLHGTGNIPVRRALKELGYENVFIVKEQEYPDGNFPTAVCPNPEDPKVFQLALELAKELKPDIIFGTDPDCDRIGIIVKYDDNNYRTLTGNQVGILLTEYILSSLKELNRLPENGVIIKTIVTTEMVRDIAKDYNVGLIDVLTGFKYIGEKIKEFEQWQDKKFIFGFEESYGYLAGDFVRDKDAVIASTLICEMALYYKMKGINIYEALINLYNKYGFYKENIISIELKGKEGCEEMDTILEYLRHSMKRTLGGVKIVKKLDYKLSIEKDLVNITENVIQLPKSNVLKFVMEDKSWFVVRPSGTEPKIKLYFSVIGNSFKDSEEKMEILKQNVMTIIKDAKC; from the coding sequence ATGTATAGAGAAAAGTATGAATTCTGGTTAAATTCATCTTATTTAGATGATGAGGAAAAATTAGAATTAAAAAATATAAAGGATGAAAAGGAAATAGAAGATAGATTTTATAAAGATTTGGAATTTGGTACGGGAGGTCTTAGGGGAATAATAGGCGTTGGAACTAATAGATTGAACATACATACTATTGGAAAAACCACTGAGGGCTTGTCAAGATACCTTATAGAGGCATATGGCAGTAATATCTCTGTAGCTATAGCCTATGATTGTAGAATAATGTCTGAAGAATTTGCAAAAGCGGCTGCAAGCAATTTATGTGCAAATGGTATAATAGTAAATCTTTTTGGTACACTTCATCCTACTCCAATGCTTTCTTATGCGGTAAGAGAGCTTAAATGCAAAGCAGGTATTGTTATAACCGCATCCCATAATCCTAAAAATTATAACGGATATAAGGTTTATGGAGAAGATGGGGGACAGGTAACAGATAAAATTGCAAATAAAATACTTAGCTATATAAACAATGTGAATGATTTTTCTGAAATAAAGCGTATGGATATAAAAGAAGCAGAGAATAGAAAAATTTTGAACATAATAGGAGAAGATATAGATAAGCCTTATATAGAAAAAGTAAAACAGATGGTTATAAGAAAAGATATGGTATCCTCCTGTGGAAAAAATTTAAATGTAATATACACACCTCTTCATGGAACTGGGAATATACCCGTAAGGAGAGCTCTAAAAGAACTGGGATATGAAAATGTATTTATAGTAAAAGAACAGGAATATCCAGATGGAAATTTTCCTACAGCAGTATGTCCTAATCCAGAAGATCCCAAGGTATTTCAATTGGCTTTAGAGCTTGCCAAAGAATTAAAACCAGATATAATATTTGGAACAGACCCTGATTGTGACAGGATAGGAATCATAGTAAAATATGATGACAATAATTATAGAACACTCACCGGAAATCAGGTGGGAATTCTTTTGACAGAATATATTTTATCCTCACTTAAAGAGTTAAATAGATTACCTGAAAATGGTGTTATAATAAAGACAATAGTAACCACGGAAATGGTAAGAGATATAGCAAAAGATTATAATGTAGGACTTATAGATGTATTGACGGGATTTAAATATATAGGGGAAAAAATAAAGGAATTTGAACAGTGGCAAGATAAGAAGTTTATATTTGGATTTGAAGAAAGTTATGGTTATTTAGCAGGAGATTTTGTAAGGGATAAAGATGCTGTGATTGCGTCTACTTTAATATGTGAAATGGCTTTATATTATAAAATGAAAGGAATAAATATCTACGAGGCCTTAATTAATCTTTACAACAAATATGGATTTTATAAGGAAAATATAATTTCTATAGAACTTAAAGGGAAAGAAGGCTGTGAAGAAATGGACACAATACTTGAATATTTGAGACATTCTATGAAAAGAACGCTGGGAGGAGTAAAAATAGTCAAAAAACTAGACTATAAATTAAGTATTGAAAAAGATCTTGTAAATATAACTGAAAATGTAATACAGCTTCCAAAGTCAAATGTGCTTAAATTTGTTATGGAAGATAAGAGTTGGTTTGTAGTAAGACCTTCAGGAACAGAACCGAAGATAAAACTTTATTTTTCAGTAATAGGAAATAGTTTTAAAGATTCTGAAGAAAAAATGGAAATATTAAAACAAAATGTAATGACTATAATCAAGGATGCAAAGTGTTAA
- the galU gene encoding UTP--glucose-1-phosphate uridylyltransferase GalU, producing MNVKKAIIPAAGLGTRFLPATKAQPKEMLPIVDKPTIQYIIEEAVASGIEEILIITGRNKRAIEDHFDKSIELERELEKKGKEDLLKIVRDISSISDIYYIRQKEPKGLGHAIGCARTFVGNQPFAVMLGDDVVDNEIPCLKQLIDCYNEYKTSIIGVQEVPKEEVYKYGIVKGMYIENNVYKVKDLIEKPKVKEAPSNMAILGRYIITPSIFEILQNTTPGKGGEIQLTDALRTLAKNEAMYAYTFQGRRYDVGDKLGFLQATVEFALKKEELKKPFMKYLLGLKEQTVFKEVKDEVTDKVKEKQLQ from the coding sequence ATGAATGTAAAAAAGGCTATAATACCTGCTGCAGGACTTGGCACACGGTTTTTACCTGCTACTAAAGCCCAACCTAAAGAAATGCTTCCCATAGTAGATAAGCCCACTATACAATATATTATAGAAGAAGCTGTAGCCTCTGGAATAGAAGAAATATTGATAATAACAGGAAGAAATAAAAGGGCTATAGAAGATCATTTTGATAAATCTATAGAATTAGAAAGGGAACTAGAAAAAAAAGGGAAAGAAGATCTTCTAAAAATAGTAAGAGATATATCCAGCATATCAGATATTTACTATATAAGACAAAAAGAACCCAAAGGTCTTGGCCACGCCATAGGCTGTGCCAGAACTTTCGTAGGAAATCAACCCTTTGCGGTAATGCTTGGAGATGATGTGGTAGATAATGAAATCCCTTGTCTAAAGCAGCTTATAGATTGTTATAATGAATATAAAACTTCAATTATAGGAGTACAGGAAGTACCTAAAGAAGAAGTATACAAATATGGCATAGTGAAAGGTATGTACATAGAAAATAATGTATATAAGGTTAAAGATTTAATAGAAAAACCCAAAGTAAAAGAAGCTCCTTCAAATATGGCTATACTAGGAAGATATATAATAACTCCTTCTATATTTGAAATACTACAAAATACTACTCCAGGAAAAGGAGGAGAAATACAGCTTACAGATGCCCTTAGAACTCTGGCCAAAAATGAAGCTATGTACGCTTATACTTTTCAAGGAAGAAGATATGATGTGGGTGATAAGCTTGGATTTCTTCAGGCCACAGTGGAATTTGCATTAAAGAAAGAAGAACTAAAAAAACCTTTTATGAAATATCTTTTAGGGTTGAAAGAACAGACTGTATTTAAAGAAGTTAAGGATGAAGTAACCGATAAGGTAAAAGAGAAACAACTGCAATAA
- a CDS encoding tetratricopeptide repeat protein, producing the protein MNIKSYFAEKLSKLLFLEIKKENIRKIFNVLLKEDIYIPINSKYIVDSIKLQDNLDKIPMTYFIEGMFYVLGADEQFRFNKYYKKIIFKDKNNNKFIKSIIGKNVKSKNYEEAYIILKGLSQIEDTLEIYDKLIIMADEIRKKNIIFKEEELNILQKAKLKDNYALPYLYEAIIKKEERDYERALFCINNYIVKGGEETLEVTDMKQWLKSCVNYDRGKELLESNPLEALKYLIPLIDVLGNNASIYYYIAVGYRMVNNHEKAIYYLNEALNIDSSLVEVVNEMGINYASLGNYEGAIAYLRKAFEATRSVEICTNLILCYLNSGNLKDAKIHLEIAKKLEPKDQVVVELEGIINKTVDRN; encoded by the coding sequence ATGAATATAAAATCTTATTTTGCAGAGAAATTGTCTAAATTATTATTTTTAGAAATAAAAAAAGAAAATATTAGAAAGATATTTAATGTTTTATTAAAAGAAGATATATATATACCTATAAATTCCAAATATATAGTAGACAGCATTAAACTACAGGATAATCTGGATAAAATACCCATGACATATTTTATAGAAGGCATGTTTTATGTGCTGGGAGCAGATGAGCAGTTTAGATTCAACAAATATTATAAAAAGATAATTTTTAAGGATAAAAATAATAATAAGTTTATAAAAAGTATAATTGGAAAAAATGTTAAAAGCAAAAATTATGAAGAAGCCTATATAATTTTGAAGGGTTTATCACAGATAGAAGATACTTTAGAGATATATGATAAACTTATAATTATGGCAGATGAAATTAGGAAAAAAAATATTATATTTAAAGAAGAGGAATTAAATATATTACAAAAGGCTAAACTTAAAGATAATTATGCTCTGCCTTATTTATATGAGGCAATTATAAAGAAAGAAGAAAGGGACTATGAAAGAGCACTGTTTTGTATAAATAACTACATAGTAAAAGGTGGAGAAGAAACCCTGGAGGTAACAGATATGAAGCAGTGGCTAAAGTCTTGTGTAAATTATGATAGAGGAAAGGAACTTTTAGAAAGTAATCCTCTGGAGGCTTTAAAGTATTTAATTCCCCTCATAGATGTTTTAGGTAACAATGCTTCTATTTATTACTATATAGCTGTGGGATACAGGATGGTTAATAATCACGAAAAAGCAATTTATTATTTGAATGAAGCTTTAAATATAGACAGCAGTTTAGTGGAAGTGGTAAATGAAATGGGAATAAATTATGCATCTTTAGGAAATTATGAAGGGGCTATAGCTTATTTAAGAAAGGCTTTTGAAGCCACTAGATCAGTGGAGATATGTACAAATCTCATATTATGTTATTTAAATTCAGGAAATCTAAAAGATGCTAAAATTCATCTGGAAATTGCAAAGAAACTAGAACCAAAAGATCAGGTGGTAGTGGAATTAGAGGGCATAATCAATAAAACGGTAGATAGAAATTAA
- a CDS encoding polysaccharide biosynthesis protein, with amino-acid sequence MQKDKKLIVYDIFFLIASLYFALLLRFEFNVPSEYMIFFKLSVVPVVIVTLICNKFFNLYNNIWKYASVEELISIVYSVSLSNIIFIIYSYFVNYKILENRYYRFPYTVHIILWILSVLALGGIRFTYRLSGDKKEENCTKRRHKNLLIIGAGDAAAMLIKEIKKHTNFNYNIIGLIDDDKSKRGKLIKGIEVLGGRNEIIEVCKNRQIEEIIIAMPSAELHTKREIINICKNTKCKLKTLPGIYEMIDGNINITKLRDVNIEDLLGREEVKLNTQNISKYIKNKIIMVTGGGGSIGSELCRQIAKFQPKQLLILDIYENNVYDLEMELNYNYIDLNKKIIIASIRDGGRLKDVFRKYTPQVVFHAAAHKHVPLMEGNPQEAVKNNIIGTYEVLKCCDEFKVEKFVQISTDKAVNPTNVMGATKRFCEIMVQAFNEVSKTEYVAVRFGNVLGSNGSVIPLFKRQIAHGGPVTVTHPEINRFFMTIPEAAQLVIQAGAIAAGGEIFVLDMGKPVKIVDLARDLITLSGYEPDMDIKIEYTGLRPGEKLYEELLMNEVALTSTEHDKIFIEKPAKIDMNFIEKSIGEFKEVLDQDKEQIIQLIEKKVPTYKRKK; translated from the coding sequence ATGCAGAAAGACAAAAAACTTATAGTGTATGACATATTTTTTCTCATAGCTTCTTTATATTTTGCTTTGTTACTTAGGTTTGAATTTAATGTACCATCGGAATATATGATATTTTTTAAATTGTCTGTTGTTCCTGTGGTCATAGTGACCTTGATTTGCAATAAATTTTTTAATCTATATAACAATATATGGAAATATGCATCTGTGGAAGAGTTAATTTCTATAGTGTATTCTGTATCTCTATCTAACATTATTTTCATAATTTACAGTTACTTCGTGAATTATAAGATTCTGGAAAATAGGTATTATAGATTTCCCTATACAGTACATATAATTCTCTGGATACTGTCTGTATTGGCATTGGGCGGAATAAGATTTACATATAGACTTTCTGGAGATAAAAAGGAAGAAAATTGTACAAAAAGAAGGCATAAAAATCTCCTCATAATTGGAGCAGGAGATGCCGCTGCCATGCTTATAAAAGAAATAAAAAAACATACAAATTTCAATTATAATATAATAGGTCTCATAGATGATGACAAATCTAAAAGGGGAAAACTTATAAAGGGTATAGAAGTTTTAGGGGGAAGAAATGAAATAATAGAAGTATGTAAAAATAGGCAAATAGAAGAGATAATAATTGCAATGCCTTCTGCTGAACTCCATACAAAAAGAGAAATCATAAACATATGTAAAAATACAAAGTGCAAGCTAAAAACCTTACCGGGTATATATGAAATGATAGATGGAAATATAAATATTACAAAACTTAGAGATGTAAATATAGAAGATTTGCTTGGAAGAGAAGAGGTTAAATTAAATACTCAGAATATAAGCAAATATATAAAAAATAAAATTATAATGGTTACAGGGGGAGGCGGCTCTATAGGATCTGAATTGTGCAGACAGATAGCCAAATTTCAGCCGAAACAATTACTTATATTAGATATATATGAAAATAATGTATATGATCTTGAGATGGAATTAAACTATAATTATATTGATTTAAATAAGAAAATAATTATCGCATCTATAAGAGACGGCGGCAGATTAAAAGATGTATTTAGGAAATATACCCCCCAGGTGGTTTTTCATGCAGCCGCTCATAAGCATGTTCCTCTTATGGAAGGTAATCCTCAAGAAGCAGTAAAGAACAATATAATTGGGACTTATGAGGTTTTAAAATGCTGTGATGAATTTAAAGTAGAGAAATTTGTACAGATAAGTACGGATAAAGCAGTGAATCCTACTAATGTTATGGGGGCTACAAAAAGGTTTTGTGAAATAATGGTGCAGGCTTTTAATGAAGTCAGTAAAACTGAATATGTGGCTGTGAGATTTGGGAATGTACTGGGGAGTAATGGTTCTGTAATCCCATTATTTAAAAGGCAAATAGCCCATGGAGGACCTGTTACAGTAACTCATCCTGAAATAAATAGATTTTTTATGACAATTCCAGAAGCGGCTCAATTGGTAATTCAGGCAGGTGCTATAGCTGCCGGAGGAGAAATTTTTGTACTTGATATGGGAAAACCTGTAAAAATAGTGGACTTAGCTAGAGATCTTATAACTTTGTCAGGATATGAACCGGATATGGACATAAAAATAGAATATACAGGTCTGAGACCGGGGGAGAAGCTGTATGAAGAATTACTTATGAATGAAGTAGCATTGACTTCTACAGAGCATGATAAAATATTTATAGAAAAACCTGCTAAGATAGATATGAATTTTATAGAAAAATCTATTGGTGAATTTAAAGAAGTGTTAGATCAGGATAAAGAGCAGATAATTCAGCTTATAGAAAAAAAAGTTCCTACTTATAAGAGAAAAAAATAA
- a CDS encoding aminotransferase class I/II-fold pyridoxal phosphate-dependent enzyme encodes MYRLDQSETPLFDALMEYVNRDTIPFHVPGHKKGVGMDNEFKQFIGENPFKIDVTVFKLVDSLHHPTGPIKRAQQLAADAYGSDAAFFSIHGTSGAIQSMIMSVVNSGDKLIIPRNVHKSVTAGIILSGAIPVYMQPALNKRVGIAQGVTPETVEDTLKKHPDAKAVLIINPTYYGVATDIKKISDIVHSYDIPLIVDEAHGPHLGFNDNLPMSAIEAGADMCAQSTHKIIGALTQCSLLHVCSERIDINRVHQVLSLLQTTSPSYILMASLDCARRQIALWGKELLDKSIELANYVRYEINNIKGFYCFGEEIVGNEGVTALDPTKITINCRELGITGYDLDMILSNKYHIQMELSDLYNVLAVGSFGDTKEAMDTLLHALKEISTEYYVKENKKSDFLDIPDIPKQIKIPRDAFNSPKKPLLLKNSIGMISGEFLMAYPPGIPILCPGEEITKEIVDYVQKLKNTGLYVQGTEDPEVEYIKVVL; translated from the coding sequence GTGTATAGATTAGATCAAAGTGAAACTCCACTATTTGATGCATTAATGGAATATGTAAACAGGGACACCATACCTTTTCATGTGCCAGGACATAAAAAAGGTGTGGGAATGGATAATGAATTTAAACAATTTATAGGAGAAAACCCCTTTAAAATTGACGTTACTGTATTTAAACTAGTGGATAGCCTTCACCATCCTACAGGTCCAATAAAAAGAGCTCAGCAATTGGCTGCAGATGCCTACGGTTCTGATGCTGCTTTTTTTTCCATTCACGGTACATCAGGAGCTATACAGTCAATGATTATGTCCGTAGTAAATTCCGGTGACAAATTAATAATTCCAAGAAATGTGCATAAATCTGTTACTGCAGGAATTATACTAAGCGGTGCAATACCTGTATATATGCAGCCGGCCCTGAATAAAAGGGTAGGAATTGCACAAGGTGTTACTCCCGAAACTGTAGAGGATACTCTAAAGAAGCATCCTGATGCCAAAGCTGTCTTAATAATAAATCCTACCTACTATGGAGTAGCTACAGATATAAAAAAAATTTCAGATATTGTGCACAGTTATGATATTCCTTTAATTGTAGATGAAGCTCACGGACCACACCTTGGTTTTAATGATAATCTGCCCATGTCTGCTATAGAAGCCGGTGCCGATATGTGTGCCCAGAGTACTCATAAAATAATCGGTGCCTTAACCCAATGCTCCCTACTTCATGTCTGTTCAGAGCGAATTGACATAAATAGAGTGCATCAGGTCTTATCTCTACTGCAGACAACTTCTCCCTCTTATATTTTAATGGCTTCACTTGATTGTGCCCGAAGACAAATAGCCCTCTGGGGCAAAGAACTTTTGGATAAATCCATTGAACTTGCAAATTATGTACGATATGAAATAAATAATATTAAAGGATTTTACTGTTTTGGAGAAGAAATAGTAGGAAATGAGGGTGTCACAGCCCTTGATCCTACTAAAATAACTATAAACTGTAGAGAACTTGGAATCACAGGATATGACTTAGATATGATCTTATCCAATAAATATCATATTCAAATGGAGCTTTCAGATTTATATAATGTTTTAGCAGTAGGTTCTTTTGGAGATACCAAAGAAGCCATGGACACCCTTTTGCATGCATTAAAAGAAATAAGTACGGAATATTATGTTAAGGAAAATAAAAAATCCGATTTTTTAGATATTCCTGATATACCAAAACAAATAAAAATTCCAAGAGATGCATTTAATTCTCCTAAAAAACCACTTCTCCTAAAAAACAGCATAGGAATGATAAGTGGGGAGTTCTTAATGGCATATCCTCCCGGAATACCAATACTTTGTCCTGGAGAAGAGATAACAAAAGAAATTGTAGATTATGTACAAAAACTAAAGAACACTGGATTATATGTTCAAGGCACTGAGGACCCTGAAGTAGAATATATAAAAGTAGTATTATAA